The genomic interval GGTATCATGGCAAAACAACCAAACGCAACTCCTGTATACAACGCAATATTTCAAGAGCACTCAAATCCTGGTAGAGCAATCACCGGGAGGAATAACAATAATTTCGCATCATACGATAAAGGGATATCGTGCCACGTTTTTGCCATTGCAAGTCCAATCACATGGGACAAAGCCCAGGAACTAAACTCCACATATTCAGATATTGGCACCCCAAAAGAAATTCAACGTGCTCAGGATCGAATTATGCATGAGTTCGCAGAACAGGATAAAAAAGATCTTGATGAAAATTATGTAATTCAACCTTATCCAGAACCAGAAGAAGAAGTGCTTAACGCAGAACGTTCGGAAAATATGCAAGAAATTCTAGAACTCAGGAAACAACAAAAAACAGTATTGCCTGTTGACAATTTGTACCTTTGTGGGGGTTTCCGAGAAGGAAAAATGACTCCTGAGCATATGTGGCTCGAGGATCATTCAAATGGTATAACTTATGACACATTCATTAACCGGGGCGGAATTGCTGTTGTGGATGGAGTCGGTAGGGAAGGAGAACCATTTGCACCTGGATGCGAAGGAAGTGACTTCGAAGAAAACGAAATCCACCGGGTTAAAGTAGATGGGTACACATGGGGTCAACTTATTGCTATAGCTTCTGGTGCTGAGAAGATCGGCTTTCCCAAGGGAATAGAGAATGCGCCACAAGTGTTAGCTGCAAAAATTGCCGTTAATGATGCCAATATTGCCTTATCAAAAATTCCAGAACCAGACCTGACACCAGAAGAAAGCGAAGTGCTAGAAAAAGTCGAGAGAGAACAAAGTTCAAAAAGAACTCAAAAGGATATAGATAATGTAGTGAAAAGCCTGGGTGCAGAAGAAAAATTGCACTATGACAATGCGCTAGGAAAATTAGAACGCGTAGCAAATGAGCGAAGAAGAGTCGCACGCGAAGCTGTAGGCACTGGCCCCGAAGCTTTTCTAGAACGAGTAAAGGAACAAACAGCGCAAAAAGAAAAGGTTGACGAGATAAAAAATCAGGGTCCCCAACAACCACAATCAACATATGAGTCTCTTCGTAGAATAGTTCGTAACTTTGCTATTGGTGTTGGTATCACTGCCCTTGCAGCGACCACCGCCTATTTAGCCTATAGTTCCAAACCATTTAATAATTAATTGATGAAAATCAGGAGCTTATAATGAATAATGATGAAGAGAATAAAAAGACCCAAGCGCTATTAAATAGCCTCGATCCACTAGTAGAAGAAATAAATCAAGCACTTATGTCATCAAAGGCTATCCCTAATAAGCGAAAAGAGATCAGCTTGATTTTGATGAAAATAAGTACCTATAAAAATCTAAGAAAAAATCATCAAAAATCTGATAATGTAAAAGCAGAAATTGAATCTTTAGCATCCATATTTTCAAGCACTGATACTATGTTAAAAAATATATCTGAGGGAGAACATATTTCTGAATATCTAGATAATGGTTTATTTCAAAAATTTAATGACATTTCAGACGAAATGAAAAGGCTTGTTGAATAAACTATGTTTTAAAATGTCAGAATCACTTTTTGGGTGGATAATGTCAGCTTTGAAGCTAGAGTAGACCTATTCGTTATTATCTACAATCGTGGGTCGATGACAAGCTCATGGGACGATGTTTAAGGTAATTATAAATTACAAAAATCCTTTAAGCAGCTTGTCAGACCTAATTCTACTGAGATGATGCAAAAAGTGGATTTAATTAACACCCGACAATTTAAACGTTTTTTTAATTATCCCCTTTGAATTAAATATTCAGTTGTTTATTAGCATAAAGCGCATTTTAAGCAGATTTTGTATCTACAATAGCTCCTTATTTTAGTCCATGATCTAAAAAATATTGATTTTTAATAAAAATTCCAAACTCAGTTTCTATATGATATCAATAAGTTAATAATTAATTTCAACGAAGTGCTGGATTTGTATTAAATAAAAGCCCAAAAATGATCTTAAATTGGTCTTTATTTAAAAATATTAAACAAAACATAATCTCATGTTACTATTTCACTTGTTACTTATTCAGGAGAAATCAATGGCAGGCCCTTATAATACGCACGACATAGTCAATGTGTTTCGTTCAATTGTTCAATTAATATCTCAATATCCAGAATTATTAAATACACAAGGAATTTTTCGGGTCCCAGGATCGAAAGAAGAAATAGAACATGTACTCGACCAACTTATCGATACTCACTTTAATGTAGAAACATTAAGTCGCTACATCATGATGAATGAAAATATAGTGAATCACGAGCGCCTGAATAATGTATTAGGAATGATACCTACAGTGCTTAAAGAGGGCCAAATATTAGCCTCCCAAGATGACTTACTTGCATCTTTTTCTAAAAAATTGAAATCATTATTGGATTCTCATCAAGAAGAAAATAACACAATAGCCGCTCAATTATTTGATAACTTCATTAATGATTTGCTTCTTTCAAAGAGAATAGATCATCAACGTGCAGGAGAAATTCTTTATCACTATTTTCATTTAATGCACCAAGTAGGGAAATACCAAGAAATAAATCGGATGACATATAATAATCTCGCGATTATCCTTGCCCCTAGCCTGACGAATGAATTGAGCCTATATCCAGGAGAAAACTTATTAGATTTGTCGAGCTATGTGAGTCAATTAACCCCTGTATTAGAAAATTACATTGCGGACACGAAATGGGACTTTGATTTTAAGAATAGCCATGCGGACAAATTAGAGCATCTAGAAAACACACGACATTCTTTACTTGAACAACTAGAACGTATGAAAGAAGCTTCCAGAAAATCAGTTACCGTCCCGATGAAAAGTTTCATGTTGCAAGCATCCATGGTTAAAGCACAAATTGATGCTATAAAAGAAGAGCAACAAGATCATTCGCTTAAAAAGAAGGAGAAGAAAAAGTTAGGTAAGCAACTTGACCCATTAATAGAAGAGCAAAGTGCTCTCCTCTCAAAGATTTCAGAATTAGCCCCCAAAATTAAGGCGATGAACAACGGACAGCGACGCATACAAAAGAAATCGATATGCTCACTTACTCAGGAGGTCAAGTGACACTACAAGAAAACCCATCAAATAACTCTTATCTTGCTCAATTTAGTATTTTTGAACCAAGCAGTTCTAATACAAGTACAGTGTTATCTCCTATTCCTGAGGAAAATGAAGAGCTTGAAGAGCAAGAAGAAACCATGCATCAAGAACAGCAACGCCACCAATAAGTTATTGCGATGTTACAATGACTGATTCTACGATTAGATTTGGAGATAGTGGTAATTAATTTTTCATTTTCAAAATAAGTAGTTACAAACGCCATTCGTGCGTTGACACATTATAATAAAGCCCATAACTTCATGGGCTTTGCTATTACAACAGCCATATTTTTCTCCCCACAAAAAAATTATATCCCAATAGGAAAAGCAATGAATTTTCTTCAAAGGACCATAAGTCTCCTTTAATACCGAATCGATAAAATTTACATAGAGAGCAAATTTAATCACCAACCAGGAGTATTAAAATGAAGATTAGTCAAGAAGCATTAGCAAGTTACTTAGAGGCCATAAAAGCAAATCCTTTTTCAATAAAAGATATTCCTATACCAGAAGAAGAGCCTAGTGATGAGCATAAAGAAATTTATATGGCCGCTGTAAAACTAAATGGTGAATCAGTGAAATATATCCCCAAGCCTAAGGAAGGAGAAAAAGTAAGTTCATTCTATGAAGAACTATATTTAGAAGCTTTGAAACAAGACAGCAGGATAGTAGAGCTAGTTCATAAACCCAAACTGGAAGAATCATTATCTCAAGACTATAAAAATATTTTTAGTGAAGTCCTAAAATTAGACGGAAAAGAGCTCGAAAAAATACTTAAATTTATTCCTGTACCATCAAATAATGACTTAAGTATAACTGGAACACTCAACCCAGATTATAAATGGGTTTGTCTTGAGGCATTGAAAGAAGATGGTGATGCAGTAAAATTTATTGTTCAACCTAAAGGTGAGGAATTAAACCAGGATTTTAAAGATATTTATCTTGCTGCGGTGAAACAAAATGGGGAGGCATTAGAGTTTATTCCCAAACCAAAACAAGGTGAACCTCTGGACTCATTCTATGAAGAATTGTATTTAGAATACAGTGAAGCAAAATGGGGATGCGCTAAAATTTATTCCTCAACCCAAAGCAGGAGAAGAACTCTCTCTATTTTATCAAAAACTTTATTTAACAGCTGCCCACCAAAATGGAAATGCGTTACAACATATCCCTAAACTTAAAGAAGGCGAGCCATTAAGTGGATTTTATAAACAACTTTATTTAGATGCTGTGAAAAATAGTTTCGATGCGCTTATGTATATTCCTTCTGAAGAATTTAAAAAAGAGATAACTCATTCTGTATTGTCTGAAATGAAATATCTTCTTATAACAGGAAAAAATATTGCGGAGGAAGATCGTGAAGTGCAAAAAGCAGCTCGCGTTTATAGTCATGCGCAAAAAAGAGCAGGAAAAATCTCCCACATCAGTACAAAGAATATTCATTTATTGCTTGATAGAAATATTGTCTTACCAGAAGGTGTAAAAGTTAGTGTCTTGAGCCATGCAGCTACTGATACTAATGCTCTGGCGGACATGAAGGCAGAAGACTTTTGTAATCTGGCTGTAAAACAACCACATATTAAAGAATTTAATTTATTAGGCTGTAACACAGTGCAAACGGAGATATCCGATAAAGAAAAAGAAATGCATCAACAATTCAAAGAAAAAAGAAAAGAAAAGAAAAATTAGCAGAGCCATTTGGATTTGTTTTAACAACAAAATCATTTCCTAATCATTTAACTTCCGAAGGAGCAAATGAAATAAATAAATTATTAAACAAGCAAGTGGGACTAAATTCTTCCTATTTTCTCGCAAAGACAGGTACAGACGATAATGAGCGATATACATTATCTTATGTAAAAAAAGAACATGGGACTCTATCTGTAGAAACTTGGCCTATTGATGCAGCACGGTTGAAGGAGTTAGCCACACTTGCAAAAGGAGGCAAGGCATTTCAATTTCCATCTGGTCAAGCAACCACTTCTGTATTACACAGCAAGCAAAGACCGTTAACACCAAAATCCATGCTGAAAATTATAAATACCGCAGATGATGTACACCTAAAATTTGAAAAAACACATCCTGAGTATAAGGCTCAAAAAAAGATATATCCATTTTTAACGAGCGTTATGTTAAATGAGAATGAAGAAACAAAATTACAAGATTCATTTATGAAAAAATTAGTAACCGCCATCAAAGATAATGTTCGTATTACTCGATCCATAAATATTGGAGCATTTCCAAACCCGCTGTATGTCGATGATAGAGATTGGGGATTCCATGCGTCACACTTACGCATCTATAGTGGTGAAACCAGCAATCCGCTGGTGGTTTTTCCAAGAAAAAACGTGCGTGTTGACGTAGAGAAATTAAAACAGGCTCGAAAAGAGAAAATATATCAAATGGCGGCAGAAGAATCAGATAAAGATAAAGTTGAAATGAGTGGTGCTAAAAAAATAAAATTTACTGTTGCGTTTAAAGATAAATTAAAAAGTATAAAAGAAGAAAAGCAACAAGAGGTATCTCATTCAACCATCTATTTAGGATCTTAAAAGTGCCTCTAAATAATCAAGGAGAAAAGTAATATCATCAAATGCCTCCAACACATGCTGCAGATTCCTTGTTTTTATGGACAAGCTGAATATATTTAAAAAATTGGAGGCTTTTTTGGTTTTCATTATGAATGAGGGAGAGTGTTCATTTAACTGTGTCACCTCATTGCATATAATCCAATTATTTATGTGATTAATCGTTTGTTCTATAGTTCTTTCTTGGACTCTACTGTTAAGGCAATACCAATTAAATTTAATATCCAGTTTGATATCAGGAACCTTAGTAATTTTTAAGTGGCTTTCATCCAAAACCCTTTTATGCACAACACTCCAGTAGTTCCCTGAAAACACTATATTTTTTACAGAAAAAATTGTCCCTGCTTCTAAAGTTACTGCTAATGGCAAATGATGCTTGGCAAAAAGTGCTTCGGCTTTTTCGCGAATATATCCCCCCTCTTCTGGAAAAACTGCCTCATAAGCAGATAATTCAGCTAAAAATACCTCATCTTTAATCGTTAATGGGTGCTTATCTGAAGCACAGATGCAAAGCTCCTCCCGCCATAATTTCCCATTAACTAAAATCTTTGTTTGATTAGATCGCGTGGTACAGATCGCAAGATCAATGAACCCATTATCTAATTGCTCAAGGTAATCTTTTTCATTAATAGTTTTTACATTGATAATTATTCTTTCATCCACTGATTGAACATAATGAATCAAATCAGAGATTAGATAATGCGCCAGATAGAATGAAGTACCTATTTTTCAAGGTCGTTTTGAATTGCTGTGAATAAGAGCTCATTCCTTTTTTCATTGCATCATACGTTGATGAAATTTGCCTTGCATAGGGGATTAATTTTTTCCCAGCCTCTGTAAGTTTTATTCTTACTCCATCAACGGTAAGCAAGCGAGTATTGAGTTTACTTTCGAATCTTTGAATACGCTTGGTCATAGCAGAAGGTGTCACATATAATCTTTTTGCCGCCAAAGATATTGAGCGATATTCAACCACCGTTAAAAATGATTTTAATTCAATGACATTCATTTTAACCTAGTCACTTTTGCACTCATATGTATCTCTTAACTATTATCCAATAGTAATTAAAACTATATCATCATTTGTTGTTATTTATCACCTAAATTTATTGTCTTATAATAGAACTTTTAGATTGATTTTTAATTATTAATGGGCAATGAATAATTTTAAAAGTGGCAATTTATTATACGGAAAAACTTGAAAATGATGCTATGAATAATAAATAGTGATTGTTTCAGCAAATGTAGATTATCTGATAAATCATGATGATGAATAGCATCTACCGACAGCAGATTACCAGAAGGTGCTGCACAATCAAGGACAATCAACTAGAGATTAAAAGTAATCTTTAAACTGCCTAATACCATAAGAAAAAAATTGTATCATCTTGCCCAATTTTAGATTGTAGGTATCTTAATAATAGGTAGATAAAAAATGTTTACACGTCATGACGCGACGCTTAAAAATAAGAAAGTGCACGGTGAAAGTGAAGTCTATAGTTTAGAGATAGAAGGAGTTTCTCCAAATGATTGTGGAAATGGACAATATGTAGTTATTCATGGAGACAAAAAACCAATTTATTTAGCTATTGCTTCGAGTAAAAATGAATCCTACCTAAAAATAAGCCAGGCTTTAAAAAATGGAGCTAAAAATATACTTTCTGAAAGCCAGGTTAATTCACATCTTGAAATTGATGCTCCCTGTGGGAATGAATTTAAACCAGCAGGAGAAAAGGTGTTGTTGATTTGTGCCGGTTCTGCTGAGTCTGTCATGAGAAATCTGTACAATAATTTAATATTCGAGGGCAAAGATGTTTCAGTTTTTTATTCTGCAAAATGTCTTGAAGATCTTCCATTTCCTAATTTTGTTGTGAGGCTTAATAATAACAGACAACATTATATAACTCTTACAGAAGAAAAAGTTGATCAATTTAAATCAGGTCGCATCACAGAACATTTAAAAACAAAAGATATTGATCCTGGTACATCCGTTTTTGTTTGTGGTCCAGTTGGTTTTGAAAATGACATAGTAAATCTCTTACTCGATAAATCTCATCCAGCGCAAAATATCCATATTAGTTATTGGGGCAAAATTCTTCCTGTAAATTCAGACATTCTTGCTAAACGAGGATTTAAAATGAAAGAAAGCACTCTAACAGAAAATGTGAACATCAATGAATCAATGCAAATAATATATTGATCGTATTAATTTTTTTGATATCGGAAGAATACTATCAAAATAATCTCGAACATACTGGGATAGCCACTTTTCTGATGTGGAAAGAGGAAACAAAAATGCCGGATAGAACACCTCTATCACTTGATAATGTTTAATCTTCACCCAGACAATTCCATTTCATGATGAATAATCTCTTTTTTTATTATTCTAAACTTAGAATATTAAGGATTAATAAAGTATGTTTTTATGAATCAACGTTATCTGTTGCTTTAGATTTTTAGGGGTATAATGGTTATGAAAGTACTCCAAAGGATACTTCTATTGGGAAAAATTATGAGCCAGAATAACGACAATAAAACATCAAGTGTATTGAATTTATTATTCGATTATATGCGTCAACACAAAAGTAGCACCCTCTTTTTTGTTGCTTTTGGACTGTTCTGGGCATTTACATTGCCCTATATGTCCTATTTGTTTGGCGTAATTATCGACAGAATCAAAATTCATGGCCTTGAATCTGTTTCGGTATATTCATTTGTTCTTATTCCATTATGTTTGTATGTCAGCATCCATGTTTTACGAAGTGTGGGTTATTATGCCAGTGGCTTATTTTCATTGCTAAGCATTCCCGCATATAAATCGGCGATGGTAAACAAATTATTTACTCATCTAAGTAAACAATCCATAGCTTATTTTGAAGCAAAAAAATCAGGATTTTTATCTAATAAAGTGATGAATGCTTGCGTAGGATTAGAACCGATCATAGTTAATTTGTTTTTTACGATTTTCCCTCAATCCTTAGCAATTTTGATCACGGGTATTTTATTGTCCACTGTCATCCCTTATTTTGGCATTGTACTCTGGGTTTGGGGAATAACAATTATCATTTATACGTATCAATCAGCCAAGTTAGGTCAAATAAAAGCCTCCACATTTGCAGACAGCTGCAGTGTCTTTAATGGTCATATCGTAGACATTATTGGGAATATTCAATCCGTAATTCATAATGCCACCTTTGAGTACGAGATAAAATTGCTCAAACAAAATATGAATGACTTGATTGACAAAGAACGCCTTCGTAATCGTCATTCCAATAAGGTTATGTTTTTGCAGCATCTTGCCATGAATGCACTTGTTGCATTTTATCTTATCGGCTCGATTATTGGATATGTAAATCATCTCGTAAGCATTGGTGAATTAGTATTCGTCATGACTGCAGTTACAGCGATTGCTGCCTTAACCAGCAGTCTTGGCAATTGCTTTTTGGCGCTCATTTATAATATTGGTTTATTACAAGATGGGTTAAACTTATTGAAACATCGCCCTGATGTCCCCGACAAGGAAATCGCCTCTAGCCATACAATATCTAAAGGGAATATTAAAATCACAGATATCACTTTCTCTTACCCTTCTCTATCGCCAGTTTTTAAAAATTTTAGTTTGTCCATTCCTGCAAAACAGAAGATTGGAATTGTTGGGGGTTCGGGGGCTGGAAAGACGACATTAATGAAACTTATTATGCGATTATATGATATTAGTGAAGGAAACATTGAGATAGACGACATCAACCTTACTAGTTTTACTAAGGATTCATTACGTAGTCAGATTGCTATTGTTCCACAGCATTTAAACTTATTTCATCGCAGTATTTTTGAAAATATTGCTTATGGGTGTGGGCACGTTAGAAAAGAGGACGTCATTGCTGCTGCCAAAAAGGCCAAATGCCATGATTTTATTACCTCATTAGAGCACCAATACGACACCATTATCGGTGAACAAGGCATAAAATTATCCGGAGGCCAACGACAGCGCATTGCAATTGCTCGTGCAATTTTAAAAAACGCACCGATTTTATTGTTTGATGAAGCAACATCTGCATTAGACTCCGCAACAGAGCAATCGATACAAGAGGCATTGGAGACGTTACTCCAAGATAAAACTGCGCTCATTATTGCACATCGATTATC from Legionella sainthelensi carries:
- a CDS encoding LysR family transcriptional regulator substrate-binding protein — encoded protein: MIHYVQSVDERIIINVKTINEKDYLEQLDNGFIDLAICTTRSNQTKILVNGKLWREELCICASDKHPLTIKDEVFLAELSAYEAVFPEEGGYIREKAEALFAKHHLPLAVTLEAGTIFSVKNIVFSGNYWSVVHKRVLDESHLKITKVPDIKLDIKFNWYCLNSRVQERTIEQTINHINNWIICNEVTQLNEHSPSFIMKTKKASNFLNIFSLSIKTRNLQHVLEAFDDITFLLDYLEALLRS
- a CDS encoding DUF4116 domain-containing protein — encoded protein: MKISQEALASYLEAIKANPFSIKDIPIPEEEPSDEHKEIYMAAVKLNGESVKYIPKPKEGEKVSSFYEELYLEALKQDSRIVELVHKPKLEESLSQDYKNIFSEVLKLDGKELEKILKFIPVPSNNDLSITGTLNPDYKWVCLEALKEDGDAVKFIVQPKGEELNQDFKDIYLAAVKQNGEALEFIPKPKQGEPLDSFYEELYLEYSEAKWGCAKIYSSTQSRRRTLSILSKTLFNSCPPKWKCVTTYP
- a CDS encoding LysR family transcriptional regulator, with the protein product MNVIELKSFLTVVEYRSISLAAKRLYVTPSAMTKRIQRFESKLNTRLLTVDGVRIKLTEAGKKLIPYARQISSTYDAMKKGMSSYSQQFKTTLKNRYFILSGALSNL
- a CDS encoding RhoGAP domain-containing protein gives rise to the protein MAGPYNTHDIVNVFRSIVQLISQYPELLNTQGIFRVPGSKEEIEHVLDQLIDTHFNVETLSRYIMMNENIVNHERLNNVLGMIPTVLKEGQILASQDDLLASFSKKLKSLLDSHQEENNTIAAQLFDNFINDLLLSKRIDHQRAGEILYHYFHLMHQVGKYQEINRMTYNNLAIILAPSLTNELSLYPGENLLDLSSYVSQLTPVLENYIADTKWDFDFKNSHADKLEHLENTRHSLLEQLERMKEASRKSVTVPMKSFMLQASMVKAQIDAIKEEQQDHSLKKKEKKKLGKQLDPLIEEQSALLSKISELAPKIKAMNNGQRRIQKKSICSLTQEVK
- a CDS encoding ABC transporter ATP-binding protein — encoded protein: MSQNNDNKTSSVLNLLFDYMRQHKSSTLFFVAFGLFWAFTLPYMSYLFGVIIDRIKIHGLESVSVYSFVLIPLCLYVSIHVLRSVGYYASGLFSLLSIPAYKSAMVNKLFTHLSKQSIAYFEAKKSGFLSNKVMNACVGLEPIIVNLFFTIFPQSLAILITGILLSTVIPYFGIVLWVWGITIIIYTYQSAKLGQIKASTFADSCSVFNGHIVDIIGNIQSVIHNATFEYEIKLLKQNMNDLIDKERLRNRHSNKVMFLQHLAMNALVAFYLIGSIIGYVNHLVSIGELVFVMTAVTAIAALTSSLGNCFLALIYNIGLLQDGLNLLKHRPDVPDKEIASSHTISKGNIKITDITFSYPSLSPVFKNFSLSIPAKQKIGIVGGSGAGKTTLMKLIMRLYDISEGNIEIDDINLTSFTKDSLRSQIAIVPQHLNLFHRSIFENIAYGCGHVRKEDVIAAAKKAKCHDFITSLEHQYDTIIGEQGIKLSGGQRQRIAIARAILKNAPILLFDEATSALDSATEQSIQEALETLLQDKTALIIAHRLSTLKAMDKIIVLENGHIVESGSHNELLAMKGAYYNYWTHQSSGFIR